In Sesamum indicum cultivar Zhongzhi No. 13 linkage group LG8, S_indicum_v1.0, whole genome shotgun sequence, the sequence TTTGACTTCAGTTGAAATTTGAGGAGACATAAAGAGGGAAAGTCCAAGTCATCTCGTGTGCGCATATGAACATAAAATATGAGTGAGGAATAAGAAACATAAAATGGATAACTATTAGGGTTTAAAACACTTAAAACcactctaaaataataaaactaatacACTTAcgattatatttaaaagggttaattacattcaGAACCCatttgaaaacataaaataacaCATTCTTTcggaaaaaataattgaaattatacttacactccATCTAAAAATTCTTAGTTTACATACACATGACCTCATGCCATTAGtatttggaaggaaaataccaacttcaacaaaaaaattacataaattttaatgctTCTGATTTAacatttctatatatattttcattcttataaggagataaatataatatatatatagtgaggttaatattattatatattttcctttataaaggcaaaatttttatatgaaaatttagtgAGGGGTAACATTGaacatttatgtaatttttttttttcttatatcaaCATATTTCATCTACACCCCAATGAAAGGAAATTAATTGCAAATGGTGAACTTTGAAGGgagtatatatgtaatttgaaattttttggggAAGGTGTAATTCCGTATTCTTAGAGGATGTccaagtataattaaccctatttaaaatgaaacaaccAATAAATAATAGCTATGTAGCCatgatgtaaaataaattggaaTATTATTAGACTGATTTCATGTAGTACTTACAATTGTCTTCTAATTATTACCactagagaaaataaaatatatttggaagagaattaaattggattttgaaAAGGCTTCAATTTTAAACTCCAGCAAAGAActataagaagaagaaatatttagTTTGTACAAGTATTTTGATTGTCTTCAGTTGAGAAGAACAATTGTGTTCTCTTTTGGAGGGATTTATTTACAACAACATTGATCTGCTATTTCTTCTGTATGAACGAAATATACATGATCATACAATACAAGAATTATTTACAGAACAACAAACACTAAGTAATCTGCTAGCAAAACGCTAACTAAAGAGCAGCAGTCATGGACTTCATCGatcaaaaggagaaagaaattGAGGTTGAGAAGCTCCATTTCGGACTTGGTAATTGTCGTCCGCCCTTGAGCTTGCTGTTGAAGATTGTGGCCTGAGCTCAGACAATCTAATTCTTTCCTCTGATATTCGATTCTGAACAAGTGATAATGAAAAGAATAACTcagtatattttctttgaagatATGAGACAGATTCACAGCCGTCTGCTACCCACATATATACAAgttgataaagaaaaaaaaactaactagAAATAGATGAAGAGTTGCCGTGGAAATTACtgagtgaaataaaaaaaggtgGCCGATAAATTTACCTTGAGTTTAACATCTTGAAGTTCCCTTTCAAGACAAATGACCCTATTCTTCAGCTGTTCAAGTGCTGCTTCAGCTGCAGATGGACTTATCTCGGATGTTCGTTGTGTTATTCCAGCAGCCTGTTACTCCAATTCATAAAGGGGATGAGATGAACTAGATCAATAGGAAAAGATGCCAGTTTTGCTACGACAGGAGAAGAATAGGTTTAGTGTGTCAGAGGAATAGATTGCTAACCTTCAGTACAGTAGTACACAAGCCTATTAACTTCTGAGCTAACTGCAGTCTCTCCTCTTCAGTTTCCTGTTTCAGATAATACCAGGCCATCAggtctgtgtgtgtgtattgaGTGAATTGCTTTGTGCAAAGATAAGTTTCCTTGTGCACTAACCTTCAACCTCTTTTCCAACTGTTGCTCCTCATCAAAATTAATGTAGGGGTTTCTACCATTTGCTGCACGGAACTGAGCCAGCTCTTCCTTGACACGTGACAGAATAGCTTCTGTTTTCCGCAACTTAATGCTAAGGTCTTCATTTTGACACCGCAATAAGTTATTTTCTTCCTGTGCCATTGCAAGGGATTCCTTGAGTATCTGATTGCAGAAGTATAAAGTATATCCTAACGCTACAAAATACAGGAAGTTGCAAAGGGTCTAAGCATTTTTAGCAGTATCTTGCCTTAATTTTCGCATGATGATGGATGCGCTGTTGAATATTCTGTTGACCAGACAACTTCTCGACCTCAAGCTCAAGCTCCATCACCCTCTTCTTGTGCTTAGCATTCTCCATCTGAGAAATTGCAGtagcacaacaaatgaaatagtAAACAAGGAATTCCTTGTGGTGTACCGTAGAAGATAATGGGTTAAACCCAGGTTCTACCTTTAACATCTCACTTTCAGTTGCAAGCAATTGATCATGCTGTCGCAGTTTCTCCAATGCTACATGTGCAGCCATCATTTCAGCCTGTTTCCTTTCAATATCCTCCAGCCATCTAAAACGAGTATCAATAAAGCTTGTGTGAGTTGGGATTTAAAACGGAAGTTagttatcaaaataatttaacagcTTATTACCCATTCCTCTCTTTAACAAACTCATTTATCTGCTGCTTCAGATTAACAATTTCCTGTTCCTGGAAGAGATATCCAGCAAGATGCATCAACGTCAGGTCATTCTTATTACAGTTGAAGCTAACTGGAAATAGATTTTACCTTTAATTCAGCTTTAACATTCTGGTGTTGAGCCTCCTCCATTATTGAGTGAAGCTGCTGATTGTCCATTAAATTCTAGCAATGACAAGGAAATTTAAAGTGAGGTGTGGCGTGCTTCAGTCACTCTCTCACACATAAATGTTTGCATACTTCTGTGCCCAGGCACATTATCCTTTTTCAGCATTTGTTGTGCAGACAAGTAAAAGTTTCATGTAAACTGATTTTGACCTGCTTGTTATTTGTCTATGCTAATTTTCTCACACCCTAGGCTTCAAAACAATTTGGTTAAAACCTGGAAAGTTGAATCTCAAACTTACGGCATAACTCTTCATATTCAGTTTTACGCCTAGCAAATCGCGAATTACGTCATGAGTCATGCTTTCGGTGGCAGCCAGTCTTGCCTTAAGCATGAATATCTGCAAGAGAAAATGAGGCATTTAGCATGAGAATATCCAGTTCATTGGTGGTTGGATATTCATTTAAGAGAGCTACCTCTTTTTGTCTACTTGAAGCCAGAGCCTCAAGTTCCTCTATTCTTTGTCTTCCAGCAGTGAGCTCTTCATCCTTCTCagatttaatttgttgaactAAACCCAACCCAATGCATTTGAAAGGGGATCCAGAGCCTCTAGGCTTTGATGCATTTCTTTCCAATTTGTTTGATGATGAACTTGTGGCAGGAGCTTCTGATTTGACTAGTTCTACCATAGCCTCCAATGCCTTGAACTATTGTTTCAAGATTGTTAGTTAATATTTTCCTTTATTGAAGGTCAATCcgaaatttttataaatacatcgTATGAGttctctaaataaaaattagtccCCACCTTTTGCTTGTATTCGCTAGCCTGCGCCTCTGCATGTAAATTTAGCTCAGAGATATGAGCTTTACATTGGGATATCTGTCAGAGAAGAACAGTCAGATACATTTTTGGTAAGTTATGAGCCTAAAGAAAACTATTTGAACCAAAGGAAGAACGTCACCTCCGCATCTCTGGCTGCTATTTCCTTTTCAAGAAGTTGTAGCCGTTGAAGTGCTTCTTGGAgattcttctctttctctgcTAGATATCTGGATACAAGTATTTCCAATCTTTAGAGAGGATGATTCTAGGTAGCAGTTTTCTAAGGCTGCAGCAATTAAGTGCTAAAATTGTTACCAAACCTTTTTACATCTGAATCATTGTTTTCCATGGTGTGCATTTGTTCTTTGACTCCAAGAAGCTCCAGCTCAAGTTCCTCTCTCTGCAACCGTTGCCTCTCAGCTTCTCCTTTGACAATATCAACCTTATGGCATGGAAATCATGTCAGTGCAAtgttaacaaaatatatatacagggATATCCAACTCTTACAAAAGGAATACCTTTTGTTCAAGTACATTTATGGTGCATTCTAGCTCTTCTATGGACCGCTCTAATAGTTTCACTTCCTCTTCCTTTTCCTCAGCATGGCCTTTTTGGAACTCAGCTATCtggcataaatacatattagaGGACAGGGTAATTAGcgtaatagcaatttaccaaaaataaaataaaaatattaagccAAAATTACCTCTTGAGCTTCAGCAgcaattgcttcattttcttcaGCAAGAGCTCTTGCCAGCTCAAGCTCTTTTGTCAAAGTAAGAACTTTGCTCTGCAGCTCATCCCTCTCAAAGGTGACAGTATCCATGTTGCTCTTCAATGATTCAGTTGTTTTACTCATTTGGGAAAGGGCTGTTTCCATTTTACAAACTTCCATCTCTAAGTTCTCAAGTTTGATCCTTGTCTCCAATAATTCCTTTTCCACTGAATTCCTTGCATCTAAGGCATCTTTAGCACCAGCTAAAAGCTCGGCATTTTTGTTAGATAGTGAATTTATTATCTCACGATCTTTCATAAGATCCAATTCAAGAACGGATATTTTTGCTATCTTTTCTTGGAGTTGATCTTCAAGTATTCGACCGTCACCAACAGCTTTGTCCAGTTGAAGTGACTTctgttcaaaaaaaatttccaatGCCCTAAAAGAAGCCAGCAGTTTTTCCATTTCATCTTTCTGATCTTTACTGTTTGATGCAGACTCCTGCAGCAaactcaaatcaaataatagcCCCTTCAGAACATCATCCTTTCTTGACAACTCCatttgaagagagagaatttcaGAATCCATCCGCATAGCAAGATTTTCCACGTACTCAAACTGTTCCAGGAGTTGGTCTGTCCTTCCCAATTCATCAACTATCTTCTGGAATGTATCATCTACCTCAAtaaatttatccttaattagATCAACTATTTTGCAGCTCACTGCATCTAAACTTTCTGCAAAATCAAAAGTCTTCAAAATTGTCAAGTTGAAAGCATTGAGGTATTCGGACTCATTAATCTCATGAACTCTCATTTCATTTCTCAACGAAATGTTCTCTTCTTTCAAAGAATTGACTTTGCCCAATTGCCTTTGTAAATCCTGGATTCTTAAGCACAAGTCATCTTTGATAACAGATTCAGAAAGCTCATGGTTTTTAATTTCCACCCTTGCCTGGCTTACATCTTCCTCTAACATGGCAATGCAATTCTCCAACACCGAAACTTTATCTCTTAGTCTTTGATTTTCAACACCAAGTTCATGGGTACCTCTTAGTGAGGATTGAAGGTCAGCCTTTTTATCCTCCAACTCCTGAAGAAGTACACCATATTTTGCCTTAAGGTCTTTTAGATGATCCTGCAGTGTCACATTCTCCTTCTCAAGGCAGCTTATTCCTCCCAGTTCTTCATTTTTGCTTTCAAGCTCAATTTGGAGTCTATGTAATTCTGCTTCAAACAGATGGATGTCCTTATGCAACGTGTTGATTTGCTGATAAAGCTCAGAGATATGACTAGAAGAAGTTTCAAGAGCTGATTCCTTCATCTTAAAGCCTTCCATTAATTTGTCAAACTTAAATTCTTGATCAAGCAATAGCAACTCACTCAAAGCAGCATCTAAGCTCTTGAAAACTATATCCTTCTTGAAGTCTTCAAGGACTTCAAGGGTACTGATACAAGTTTTCTCCACGTCAGTTTTCAGGAGAAACGTCTGCTTTAGCTCACTTGACAAAATTAACAATTCAAAATCTTTTGCAGATAATTCTATCATGAAGTTCTCTTCCTGATGTTGAAATAGTTCATCTTTCTCCTTCAGTAATTTTTCTTGATCCAGAATAGATTCCATTGTGTGTTTGTTACTGTGATCAAGCTCCTTCATTAGCACAGCCAGTTCAGACCCCATATTATTCGACACTTGCAACATCACCTCTTCCTGAAACTGTAGGTCCTGTATCTTCTTTTCAAAAGAGGTAAGTTTAAGGGTGACCTCACCAGCTTCATCTACTTTACTTGATATGCGATCAAAACTTTTCTTGATATCTGCCAACAACTTCCCTTTGAGGACTCTGCACATTTCCAGCTCTCTCCTTGATCTAAAATTATGCTCCCGAAGTTCAGATATCATGGAATTTGACTCACACAAACCGTGGTGAAGTAGACCATTTTCTGCATTCAGTCCATTTGCAGTTTCCAAGAGAATTCCCATGTGGCAGAGATGCAACACAGACACAGCACAATCCTTGACAATAATCTCTGACCAGACCTCCTCAAGCAATGTCCTAATTGATCTTGTGGAGTCATGAAGTTGGGACTTCACACTGCGGAAATCAGCTGCTACAGACATCCATTCTTCCATCGAGGTGGTCTGGAATTCAGAAATAACGTCCTCTAGTTCTACGAGCATCCCCTTCATGGTGACAAAATCTGTGTCATACTGCTTCTCCAGTTCCCCATAATTCTGATCTTTCAGATTATTGGAGAGTTTCAAGCTTTGAACTTCTTTGGCGAGACTATTTCTCTCATTTGTCAAGTGATTTTCCTTTACTTTCAATTCATGAGCATTAAGCTTCAGTGTTTCATTAGCTATCATTAACTCATTTATCATTACGTCAGCTTCCTTCACAGTGTCTTGAACCTCCTCAAATTTCTCAAGGATACAGGAAGCTTCAATGGTTTTCTGGGCAGCAACAACTTTAGCATAATCCAGTTCAGCTTCCAGTAACTGTTAGTATGGGAATCCGACACAGTTGAAAGACACAAGGTCAATTATATGAGATATGATAAGTGGTACTATCATCAGCCAAATTGTCTCTTTGGTTTCTGTGTATATACTATTTAAGTGATGGGAGATAGCagatatgattaaaaaatgtgATGTGGAAAAAGTATAGAAGAGCATGGAAGCTAACAAAGAAGCTAGGTTATCGAGTGCATGGGTTATAACactcaaaaataaatgcagaaaattAAACATCCTACCTCTCTTTGCTGGAACAAGGAGGTGAAAGACTCCTGCACTATCGCTTCCATTTTCCCTATTTTACAATCCAAAGCGTTTACCTTGCGCTCAAACTCACCTTCAAAATCGTCAATAGCATTATTTAGAAGAACTGCTTGATTGGTCAAGGACCCAATGCTCCTCTGACAACATTTCTCAAACGCCAAAATCTCTTGTTTCTCCAAACGCAAGTTTCCCATCTCAGCTTGCACTTCTTGTAAGCTTTTGAGGGCATTTTCTACGTCCTTCTTTAGGAGAATAATGGCAGCATCTCCCCCATTCACACCCTTCATATTACTTTCAGACATCAAACTGTAGTCATTGATGCCTTCCTCTGTTTTGGTACCTGTCTGCAACaatattaaactaataaattaaatgtgcaataaaataaaagcccGGAGTCTCTATGgaaatatttggaaaagagACAATTTATGATCATACCCATGATTTACATTCATCattggaagaagaacaaattgACATCTCTGGAACTTTATTCTTTAGCAAATGTTCACTCTGCTTCATATGCTCATTCATGCATAACTTCAGTGTTGACACACCAGAATTTAGCTCCTTAAGTTTTTCCCTGGtttctaaaatttcattttcttgattttcttcaaGCTCTATCTGAAGAGCATTCCAACTTCTGTGCTCCTCCAGTAGTTGTAGCCTTAGTTTAGTGCAATATTCTTTCGATGCTTGTAGTTCCTCTTGGAGAGAATGATTCTGTTTATCTGCTTCAATAATCATCGAAGCCTGATTCTGGAGAATGGTAtctttttggataaaaatctcTTTGAACTCTTTAAGCTGGAGATCCTTATTGCTTGAAACATCTCGGTAATTAGAGTTCAATTCTGACAATCGGTCCACAATCACCAAAGCAGCTGTTGCACAAGCTGAAGCTGTTTTAAGTTCATTCTCCCTATTCTTGATTAAGCTTTGAAGCTCTGCAATAGTGGAtgtcttattatttaattcagaCGTTAAAAGGAGAATCTCTTTATCCTTTTCACAGCACTCCTGTTGGTGTGTCTCAGTCATAACCAAAGCTGCCCCTCTCAAAGACCTCAGCATGCGCTCCATATCATCCCTCCTATCTACTGCATCTTTTAAGCATTGATTCAGCTCTTCAATCagtaattctttttcaaaaatatactttttcatcCTTCCAAACTGTTCAGAAATCCAACTTCTTTTATGAGGGATTGAACTTGATATAACATCAATCTGATCAGATGCATCTTTGAGAGCTTCATTCCCACCAGATAGAATACCTTCAATTTCACTGGCAATTAGCTCCCATTCTTCCGTCAGtgttattaatttgttttctctGTCTTCTAACATATCAACTAGTTTTGCGTTTTCGTCACTCCTCAAGTGCAAATTGTCCTCCATGatctttatttgattttctaattGCGCCAACCTGTCTCTCGTCtctatttctttcattttactATCATGGACTTCCTGGTGAAGAGCAGAAAGTTCTTCCTGCAAGCAAACAATCACCTCTGCAGTTTCTGCCTCGACTTGCTTGCGGACTTCCTCGACTTCTTCTTCATGAGTTGCTTGGAAGGCAAGGTCATTTTGATACCACTTGTTGAGTCTTTTAGCCTTTTCAAGAGATTCATGCATCTTCTTCAACTTTGCTTCCAAAGGAGAGTCCACACTCTTTGGATGTTTGTATGATGAGAGATCTCTGAACTCTTGGCCATGAGCTTGCTCCTTCaaataagaaatttcaagctccttttcttttaagagTTCTTCAAACTGAACGTTAGAGTTCCTGAGATCCTCAATCTCATGAATAGAATGAATTTGTTGAGACTCAAGAGCTTCAATAACCAACTTCACATTTTTTAGCTCTTCCTGGACCTTTTCATACTGTTTGGTCACAGAAATAACCTTTTCTTTTGACAATTGAAGCTCTCTATTTACGGATTTGGCCATTTCCTCTGTTTCACCATGGTATGACCTCTCTTCTTGTAGAATAGTTTTAAGAATGTCCAACTCCAGTTGTAAATCCAAGATTTCTTCAGCATGCTTCACCAGATATTCACATCTTGCTTCTTCCTTCTTTCTCTGGGTTGTAGACTGATTACTGAAAAAGGGAACTTCCACAATGGATTCCTGAAAGTAAGTCGTTTCATAtgttagttcaataactaaaatgcagttttacaaaattaaaaatgattaaagAATCCAAGCCTGCATGTATACTTTTTCTTGTTGAATAGTTATCAGAAAACCTCTGCCAGATGCTCATTATGGCTGGCAAAAATCATAAAGTTGCATGTTGATTTACAAATACCGTTTTGCCAATTAGACCATGACAACagttttctttctgtttcatcttaattcaaaaaatatcagCATACCGTACCTTAATGACTTCTGCACTGCTATCATGCTCTTGAGGTGCTGATGTGATGACATCTAATGATGCATGCAATGCCTCTATTTCACTGCAGAAGATTAGCATGATCACAAAACAATATCAGGAAATGAGATCATACTGAATTGAGTAAACCAAATAAGAGTGTAAAAGAATGCGAAACTTCACCCTCGTAGCTTTGCATTTTCTTCCAAATAACTGTTTAGTTTGGTCTTACTTTCTTCTAACTCCAAAAGAGTTTTCTTCAACTGCAAAAGaggaatatatattaaataccaAGATCAAAGAAGGTGAAAGCATAATCTTAATTTCAGAACTACAACAATCGTACCTCCTTAAGATGCAAATCGCTTTCATTGCCGCCATGATAAGAACCCTGTGTCAAAATAGAAATAAGAACTTAATGTTTCTGAAGAAATGGTGGACCTCAATCTTAGTTATACATTTGCTGCTAAACAGTAAAGGGTCTCTTTTAAAAGTTGCATGGTACTCGCCACCTTTGTGTCAAGTTGATTAGGATGCTTTGGATTTCCATCCAGGAAGAAGATAAGCTGTCAACAGAGATCCATCAATCAAGGCTTTcaacaaattaagaaaagcACTACTAGTGGAAGCTTTGAACAAATTGGGAAGCACAAGACATATGTTAAGATACCTGATTTCGCAGTTCAGATATTTCAGTCATTAACATTTCCCTCTCCCCTTCATCATATAAGTCTTGAAACCTGTAAGTCCACCAagaaaattttctgaattGAAATCAAGGCACAgtttaaattgcaaaaatgtataaaaagtGCATAAAACATACCGTCTAACTTGCTCTAGGAGCCTGATATTTTCAAGGGCAAAGCGTGTCACTTCAGGATTTTTATCAATTCTCGCACGAAGGAGCTGAATTTCTTCCGTAAGTGCATTGTTTTCTTTGAGTAAATAAGCATCTTCCGATATCAAACCACCAACAAGTGACTCCattctttgaattttgtcTTCTCTAAACTTTAACATCATCTTTGTACACCTTGTGTCCTCCTCTCTTTGACTAACCTGGTAAGGAATGAGGTTCTAGAATTTATCAGGCTTCTATGGAGTTAGAACATGGAATATGTTCTATATGTGTTTCTAACAAGGCCTGCTGCACCATAAAAAACAGAAGGAGGGATACCAGACGGTTCAGCTGCTCAATTTCAGCTTCTAGTTGTTGAATGGAAGTTTCTGCCATCTGTTCCCTCCTTAAGGAACCAGCAAGTGTAGTTTCCAATGACTTTAActgtaataaaattgaatcacCAGCAAAAATGAGAGAGGAAAACCAAGAGTCTACATGTCACAAACCTTGATTTTGAAGAAACAGAATCATGCACATGCGAGATCACTATCTTGCAGCATCATAGAGCAAAAAACATCAATCAATGATAGCAGAAAGCAATCTGGTCACTGATAATGTAAATTGTCAATAATTAGGGGCATTCTTCGACTTACTGAGTAGTTACTCAACTTGGTACTTGTTTCCCTAGTGTATGATTTGGTGGAACAAAGGCATTTAACAAGTTATCAATTCCAGATTCATGCTAATTTCAAATCCTTAAAAAGTCCTCctttatgtaaattaatcCAGAGGAGAGATTATCATCCTGTGGTAAAATGCCTGAAAGTTGAACAAATTTTCTGCaagaacaataacaaaataaatgtcTTACCTGTTTACAAGACACTCTGAGAACTCCATGAGATTCTTTTCCTAGCATACTTGTCAGGTGTTCTTGTGCAGCCATCCTTCCATTACAGTCATCAGCATCTTTGTTTCTTGTGTCTATATCAATCGCTGGCCCAAACGACAATGATCGAGATACTTTTTCACGCTTGAGGGCAGATAGCTCTTCCTGTTCCAACAatcaactaaaatttttcatttctaaatTACTTCTACTCCAATTTACGCATGTAAAAAACAATATGAA encodes:
- the LOC105169579 gene encoding kinesin-like protein KIN-12D, whose product is MLRDFKFLRRNSGKNTNTEEVENVPVNPRDSLNPQMSTDPSRPPLNAIQEPSRIPKSVSDQDVSSFKASKIDRTPTKPKPKHSDTSMPFRTPEKQGATLRSRFNWAQKSEHPSTNSAAESKEDGRLVSNINTPGSTRAAGRTNLSYSECNSTQSTPTKSVNKPPNPSFSLTSGSRALNVGARMGNYAALSKGIPSSCNLSTVVNTVEVPYFELKEDPSFWMEHNVQVLIRIRPLNNMEKSSFGYNRCLKQESAQSITWIGQPETRFMFDHVACEAIDQETLFRMVGLPMVENCLSGYNSCMFAYGQTGSGKTYTMLGEIEELEVKPSPNRGMTPRIFEFLFARIRAEEESRRDEHLKYNCKCSFLEIYNEQITDLLDPSSTNLMLREDMKKGVYVENLSEFEVHTVGDILQLLTQGSSNRKVAATNMNRESSRSHSVFTCVIESRWEKDSATNFRFSRLNLVDLAGSERQKSSGAEGERLKEAANINKSLSTLGHVIMVLVDVAHGKPRHVPYRDSRLTFLLQDSLGGNSKTTIIANVSPSICSAAETLNTLKFAQRAKLIQNNAIINEDSSGDVTALKHQIQLLKEELSALKREKVSRSLSFGPAIDIDTRNKDADDCNGRMAAQEHLTSMLGKESHGVLRVSCKQLKSLETTLAGSLRREQMAETSIQQLEAEIEQLNRLVSQREEDTRCTKMMLKFREDKIQRMESLVGGLISEDAYLLKENNALTEEIQLLRARIDKNPEVTRFALENIRLLEQVRRFQDLYDEGEREMLMTEISELRNQLIFFLDGNPKHPNQLDTKGSYHGGNESDLHLKELKKTLLELEESKTKLNSYLEENAKLRGEIEALHASLDVITSAPQEHDSSAEVIKESIVEVPFFSNQSTTQRKKEEARCEYLVKHAEEILDLQLELDILKTILQEERSYHGETEEMAKSVNRELQLSKEKVISVTKQYEKVQEELKNVKLVIEALESQQIHSIHEIEDLRNSNVQFEELLKEKELEISYLKEQAHGQEFRDLSSYKHPKSVDSPLEAKLKKMHESLEKAKRLNKWYQNDLAFQATHEEEVEEVRKQVEAETAEVIVCLQEELSALHQEVHDSKMKEIETRDRLAQLENQIKIMEDNLHLRSDENAKLVDMLEDRENKLITLTEEWELIASEIEGILSGGNEALKDASDQIDVISSSIPHKRSWISEQFGRMKKYIFEKELLIEELNQCLKDAVDRRDDMERMLRSLRGAALVMTETHQQECCEKDKEILLLTSELNNKTSTIAELQSLIKNRENELKTASACATAALVIVDRLSELNSNYRDVSSNKDLQLKEFKEIFIQKDTILQNQASMIIEADKQNHSLQEELQASKEYCTKLRLQLLEEHRSWNALQIELEENQENEILETREKLKELNSGVSTLKLCMNEHMKQSEHLLKNKVPEMSICSSSNDECKSWTGTKTEEGINDYSLMSESNMKGVNGGDAAIILLKKDVENALKSLQEVQAEMGNLRLEKQEILAFEKCCQRSIGSLTNQAVLLNNAIDDFEGEFERKVNALDCKIGKMEAIVQESFTSLFQQRELLEAELDYAKVVAAQKTIEASCILEKFEEVQDTVKEADVMINELMIANETLKLNAHELKVKENHLTNERNSLAKEVQSLKLSNNLKDQNYGELEKQYDTDFVTMKGMLVELEDVISEFQTTSMEEWMSVAADFRSVKSQLHDSTRSIRTLLEEVWSEIIVKDCAVSVLHLCHMGILLETANGLNAENGLLHHGLCESNSMISELREHNFRSRRELEMCRVLKGKLLADIKKSFDRISSKVDEAGEVTLKLTSFEKKIQDLQFQEEVMLQVSNNMGSELAVLMKELDHSNKHTMESILDQEKLLKEKDELFQHQEENFMIELSAKDFELLILSSELKQTFLLKTDVEKTCISTLEVLEDFKKDIVFKSLDAALSELLLLDQEFKFDKLMEGFKMKESALETSSSHISELYQQINTLHKDIHLFEAELHRLQIELESKNEELGGISCLEKENVTLQDHLKDLKAKYGVLLQELEDKKADLQSSLRGTHELGVENQRLRDKVSVLENCIAMLEEDVSQARVEIKNHELSESVIKDDLCLRIQDLQRQLGKVNSLKEENISLRNEMRVHEINESEYLNAFNLTILKTFDFAESLDAVSCKIVDLIKDKFIEVDDTFQKIVDELGRTDQLLEQFEYVENLAMRMDSEILSLQMELSRKDDVLKGLLFDLSLLQESASNSKDQKDEMEKLLASFRALEIFFEQKSLQLDKAVGDGRILEDQLQEKIAKISVLELDLMKDREIINSLSNKNAELLAGAKDALDARNSVEKELLETRIKLENLEMEVCKMETALSQMSKTTESLKSNMDTVTFERDELQSKVLTLTKELELARALAEENEAIAAEAQEIAEFQKGHAEEKEEEVKLLERSIEELECTINVLEQKVDIVKGEAERQRLQREELELELLGVKEQMHTMENNDSDVKRYLAEKEKNLQEALQRLQLLEKEIAARDAEISQCKAHISELNLHAEAQASEYKQKFKALEAMVELVKSEAPATSSSSNKLERNASKPRGSGSPFKCIGLGLVQQIKSEKDEELTAGRQRIEELEALASSRQKEIFMLKARLAATESMTHDVIRDLLGVKLNMKSYANLMDNQQLHSIMEEAQHQNVKAELKEQEIVNLKQQINEFVKERNGWLEDIERKQAEMMAAHVALEKLRQHDQLLATESEMLKMENAKHKKRVMELELEVEKLSGQQNIQQRIHHHAKIKEENNLLRCQNEDLSIKLRKTEAILSRVKEELAQFRAANGRNPYINFDEEQQLEKRLKETEEERLQLAQKLIGLCTTVLKAAGITQRTSEISPSAAEAALEQLKNRVICLERELQDVKLKNRISEERIRLSELRPQSSTASSRADDNYQVRNGASQPQFLSPFDR